A genomic region of Arachis hypogaea cultivar Tifrunner chromosome 5, arahy.Tifrunner.gnm2.J5K5, whole genome shotgun sequence contains the following coding sequences:
- the LOC112800516 gene encoding uncharacterized protein, translating to MELLWDLASTIALSLLLPLIFIKVLSVTPNLDANEEVSVIASDHHDDDHDHGVKSEEVVQVVAKFDESRDKSVLDKLAVPEILHVSCGSPKIRNSGDVDGEERVYNEIEVVDLADNNSAKEVESDVVEFEISQCDENCNNNNNDYEIAEQDDDDDDDWEGIERTELERRFGEAVLFVGSKVNAEAVASLGNALKMKLYGYHRIATEGPCRQPQPMALKFSARAKWNAWQQLGNMNPEMAMERYISLLSENIPGWGIDSPYENAKSVPADIHRSSDLKA from the exons ATGGAGCTTTTATGGGATCTTGCCTCCACCATAGCTCTCTCTCTTCTGCTTCCTCTGATTTTCATCAAGGTCTTGTCCGTGACGCCGAACTTGGATGCAAATGAGGAAGTGTCCGTTATTGCAAGTGATCatcatgatgatgatcatgatcaTGGAGTCAAATCTGAAGAAGTTGTTCAGGTTGTGGCGAAATTTGATGAATCTAGAGACAAATCAGTATTGGATAAGCTTGCAGTTCCAGAAATATTGCATGTGAGTTGTGGATCGCCAAAGATTCGCAATTCAGGTGATGTTGATGGCGAGGAAAGAGTTTACAATGAAATCGAAGTCGTGGATTTGGCAGACAATAATTCTGCTAAAGAGGTTGAATCAGATGTGGTAGAGTTTGAGATCTCGCAGTGTGATgaaaattgcaataataataataatgattatgAGATTGCTGagcaggatgatgatgatgatgatgattgggaGGGAATAGAGAGAACAGAGTTGGAGAGGCGTTTTGGTGAAGCAGTTTTATTTGTTGGGTCAAAGGTCAATGCTGAAGCAGTTGCGAGTCTTGGTAATGCTCTGAAGATGAAGTTATACGGTTATCACAGAATAGCAACTGAGGGTCCTTGTAGGCAACCACAGCCAATGGCACTCAAGTTCTCTGCTCGAGCAAAGTG GAATGCGTGGCAGCAACTTGGGAATATGAATCCAGAGATGGCCATGGAGCGATATATCAGCCTTCTTTCAGAAAACATTCCTGGTTGGGGGATAGATTCTCCTTAT GAAAACGCTAAATCGGTTCCTGCAGATATACACAGATCTTCGGATTTGAAGGCATAG
- the LOC112800515 gene encoding uncharacterized protein: MGVVIESSVWEPNPSIYIFLFVCCCFSIFLFPYASNHHRTSTIFDHGISSSFLRFQRNFLFVYSLASVMEGLWSVFGEYELASYGLSRKQMIESLYYGYTTALFAAPFLGVLSDLIGHKKVSLIFCILHLFAGIWKRFSEQPSIFMTSIYLSLASTIFLFSFETWMVTQHEKQGHRQDSLNDTFWLMTFFESAWLIASQMFANWLIGNSTDKNIAPSSTIIILATICFTFVTRGWTETPGAGTFKDYSRSFYAYIFGDKRIWLLTWAQMCLHFSIGIFWILWAPTVVADGREVQLGLIYPSFLASRMIGSTIFPCLTSGPSSLRTEDCLVYAYVVLALLLSFVAYDYQEIGFLMTLFSMFHACVGFILPSLARLRTMYVPNELRGGMMGLSIAPANAAILLSVVQGGYYRNVGNSALMAFGVLGLLLAAVCMHALKQLGKQPYHNWHKQ; encoded by the exons ATGGGAGTAGTTATTGAGAGCTCCGTTTGGGAACCGAATCCCTCCATATACATCTTCCTCTTCGTTTGTTGTTGCTTCTCGATCTTTCTTTTCCCTTACGCCTCTAACCACCACAGAACCTCCACAATTTTCGATCATGGAATCTCTTCCTCCTTTCTCCGTTTCCAACGCAACTTCCTCTTCGTTTATTCTCTCGCTTCAG TGATGGAAGGTCTGTGGTCAGTGTTCGGGGAGTATGAGTTAGCTTCGTATGGACTCAGCCGAAAACAGATGATCGAGTCTCTGTATTATGGATACACAACGGCTCTCTTCGCTGCTCCTTTCCTTGGCGTGCTTTCAGATTTGAT AGGTCACAAGAAAGTCTCCCTAATCTTTTGCATCCTACACCTGTTTGCTGGCATATGGAAGAGGTTTTCAGAGCAACCAAGCATTTTTATGACTAGCATATATCTCTCTCTGGCCAGTACTATATTTTTATTCAGTTTTGAGACTTGGATGGTCACTCAACATGAAAAG CAAGGGCACAGGCAAGATTCACTTAATGACACATTTTGGTTAATGACTTTCTTTGAGTCTGCATGGTTAATTGCCAGCCAAATGTTTGCAAATTGGCTTATTGGTAATAGTACAGACAAAAACATTGCTCCTTCCTCTACTATTATCATCCTGGCAACCATATGCTTTACTTTTGTCACCAGAGGATGGACAGAAACCCCAGGAGCAGGGACTTTTAAAGACTATAGTAGGTCCTTCTATGCATATATTTTTGGTG ATAAGAGGATATGGCTGTTAACCTGGGCACAAATGTGCCTTCACTTTTCAATTGGAATTTTTTGGATCCTCTGGGCGCCTACTGTGGTG GCTGATGGGCGAGAGGTGCAATTAGGATTGATATATCCTTCTTTTTTGGCATCAAGGATGATAGGAAGCACCATATTTCCTTGTCTTACAAGTGGTCCATCGTCACTTAGAACTGAGGACTGCCTAGTATATGCATACGTTGTATTGGCTCTTCTCCTGTCTTTTGTGGCTTATGACTATCAG GAAATTGGATTTCTGATGACACTATTTAGCATGTTTCATGCTTGTGTCGGGTTCATTTTACCGTCACTTGCCAGATTGAGGACCAT GTATGTGCCTAATGAATTGCGTGGAGGAATGATGGGCCTTTCTATTGCTCCTGCAAATGCAGCAATTCTTCTTTCTGTGGTACAG GGTGGTTATTATCGGAATGTTGGAAATTCAGCATTAATGGCATTTGGTGTGCTTGGTTTATTGCTAGCAGCTGTTTGCATGCATGCCCTGAAGCAATTGGGAAAGCAACCGTATCACAATTGGCATAAACAGTGA
- the LOC112800517 gene encoding probable prolyl 4-hydroxylase 9, translating into MKGKAVKGHLIWNTRKFSKPSILICIFFFVAGLFGSSILFHSQEDTNEGLRLRRSESRLLRSTTEKTEYNLLRAGESGDNSITLIPFQVLSWMPRALYFPNFASSEQCDSIIEMARERLEPSTVALRKGETRASTEGIRTSSGMFIKANEDETGILDVIEEKIARATKIPRSHFEDFNVLRYEIGQRYASHYDAFNSVEFGLQENPRVATFLLYLTEVPEGGETIFPFENGMNMDGSYNYKDCVGLKVKPRKGDGLLFYSLFLNGSIDPTSLHGSCPVIKGEKWVATKWMREQVYG; encoded by the exons ATGAAAGGCAAAGCGGTTAAAGGACACTTGATCTGGAACACAAGGAAGTTCAGCAAGCCTTCCATActcatatgcattttcttctTTGTCGCTGGATTATTCGGTTCTAGCATTTTGTTTCACTCTCAG GAAGATACGAATGAAGGCTTGAGACTGAGAAGGAGTGAGTCGAGGTTGCTTAGATCGACGACGGAGAAAACGGAGTACAATTTGTTGCGCGCGGGAGAGTCAGGTGACAATTCCATCACGTTGATTCCTTTCCAG gttttgagttggatgccTCGCGCTCTCTATTTTCCTAATTTTGCGAGTTCAGAACAATGTGACAGTATAATTGAAATGGCAAGGGAAAGACTCGAACCATCAACTGTGGCATTACGGAAGGGAGAAACGAGAGCGAGTACAGAGGGAATTAGAACAAG ctCTGGTATGTTTATTAAAGCTAACGAGGATGAAACAGGGATTTTAGATGTTATTGAGGAGAAAATAGCCAGAGCAACTAAAATTCCCCGGAGTCATTTTGAG GACTTTAATGTACTCCGCTATGAGATTGGACAGAGATATGCTTCTCATTATGACGCTTTCAATTCTGTGGAATTCGGTCTACAAGAGAACCCGAGG GTTGCTACATTTTTGCTGTATTTAACGGAAGTTCCAGAAGGTGGGGAGACGATATTTCCATTTGAG AATGGCATGAACATGGACGGTAGCTACAACTACAAGGATTGTGTTggcttaaaagtaaaaccacgcAAGGGGGATGGACTTCTATTTTACTCGTTGTTCCTTAATGGTTCAATTGATCCG ACATCACTCCACGGAAGCTGCCCCGTAATAAAAGGGGAGAAGTGGGTGGCGACAAAGTGGATGAGGGAACAAGTATATGGATAA